One Isoptericola dokdonensis DS-3 genomic window, ATCGCGCGCGTCCTCAAGCCCGTCATCGTCGCCCTCAACTGGGTGGCGAACCACTGCGTGCGCCTGCTCGGGGTCGAGCCCAAGGACGAGGTCGCCTCCGCGTTCACCGTCGAGGAGGTCCAGTCCATCGTCGAGCACTCGCGCGCCGAGGGCGTCCTCGACGACGACCAGGGCCTGCTGACCGGTGCCATCGAGTTCTCCTCGCGCACCGCCGCGGACGTCATGGTCCCGCTCGCGGACCTCGTCACCCTGACGCCGGCGGCCACGCCCGACGACGTCGAGCACCTCGTCTCGCGCACCGGGTACAGCAGGTTCCCGCTCTGCGACGACGGCGAGCCGGGCACCCTGATCGGCTACCTGCACCTCAAGGACGTGCTGTACGCGACGAACGGCAACCGGTCGCGACCGGTCCCGTCGTGGCGTTTCCGCGCGATGGCGGCCGTGGCCCCCGGCGACGAGGTCGAGGAGGCGCTGCGCGCCATGCAGCGCTCCGGCGCGCACCTCGCCCGCGTCGAGGACGGCGGACGGACCGTCGGCGTGGTGTTCCTCGAGGACATCCTCGAGGAGCTCGTGGGCGAGGTCCGTGACGCGATGCAGCGTCGCCGGTGAGCCCCCGGCGGCGCGCGGACGGCCGTGAACAAGTGCTGAACAACACGGGACTTGGCCGTGAGCCTGCTCACCGCTAGTGTGCGGTCACGGACCGGCGGCGACCCGGGGCCCCGGCCGGGCCCGGGGCGTGTCGTCGCAGGTCGCGAACCAGATCGAGGCGGTGCCACGGACGTGGCTGAGGCAGGAGGTGTCGTGGGCACGACGTCGCCGGACGGCAGCACCGTCCCGCGCTCCCGTCGGGAGATCCGCGAGGCCGAGGAGGCCCTCGCCGGTCGCACCCCTCGCCGCACCGCCCCCGCCTCGCGCACCCGCTCCCGCGGCGTCCACGCCGCCTCGCCCGGCCACACCTGGGTCACTCGCGTCACCGTGCTGGGCTCCCTCGCGGCCGCGACCATCGCCGCCCCGTTGACGGCCACCGCCGACAGCGAGGCCCGGTCGCCGTTCGACCTCGAGTCCGCGCCCACCGGGCCCTCCACCCTCGCGGTCCTGCGGTCCGGCAGCACCGCTCCCGCGACGTCGGCCGCCATCGCCGCCGCCCCGCGCGAGCGCAGCGTCGCCGCTGCCAGCCGTGCCTCGAGCGAGCGCGAGCCGCTGCCGAACTGTGACGGCGACGCGTCGGTGGACGGCGGCAACGGCCAGCTCGCCGACCACTCCCTGTGCGCCCTCTGGCAGGACGGCGAGCAGCTCCAGCCGGACGCCGCCATCGCGCTCTCCGCCCTCAACGAGGCCTTCAGCGCCCGCTTCGGTCGCAACCTGTGCCTCGTCGACAGCTACCGCTCGCTGTCCTCCCAGTACTCCGTCAAGGCCAGCCGCGGCTACCTCGCCGCCACCCCCGGCACCTCCATGCACGGCTGGGGGCTCGCCATCGACCTGTGCTCCAAGGAGACCGGCAGCTCCGAGGTCTACAGCTGGCTGTGGGACAACGCCCCCGCCTACGGCTGGGAGAACCCCCCGTGGGCGCAGCGCGGCGGCTCCGGCAAGTACGAGCCCTGGCACTGGGAGTACCGACCGGGCGTGGAGCAGATCACCACCTGGCACTGACGCCGGAGCGCGCCACACCGCGCGCACCACCCGTCCTGCGTGCGCCCGCACCCCGCGGGCCCCGAGGCCGTAGTGTCGGCAGCATGGCCACCGCGTACACCGACTTCGAGTTCGAGCGCCGCTTCCTCGTGCGCACGCTCCCCGACGCGCTCCGTGACGCGCCGTCGCTGATCGTCCAGTCCTACTTCC contains:
- a CDS encoding hemolysin family protein, which produces MSTGTALLLGVLLLAANAFFVGAEFAVLSVRRSTIEPRAEAGEKRAKVVLWAMEHVSLMLACAQLGITVCSTGLGIIAEPALAHLLEGPFEALGVPEQLVHPVAVVIALAIVVYLHVVLGEMVPKNLAVSGPESAALWFAPPLVLIARVLKPVIVALNWVANHCVRLLGVEPKDEVASAFTVEEVQSIVEHSRAEGVLDDDQGLLTGAIEFSSRTAADVMVPLADLVTLTPAATPDDVEHLVSRTGYSRFPLCDDGEPGTLIGYLHLKDVLYATNGNRSRPVPSWRFRAMAAVAPGDEVEEALRAMQRSGAHLARVEDGGRTVGVVFLEDILEELVGEVRDAMQRRR
- a CDS encoding M15 family metallopeptidase: MGTTSPDGSTVPRSRREIREAEEALAGRTPRRTAPASRTRSRGVHAASPGHTWVTRVTVLGSLAAATIAAPLTATADSEARSPFDLESAPTGPSTLAVLRSGSTAPATSAAIAAAPRERSVAAASRASSEREPLPNCDGDASVDGGNGQLADHSLCALWQDGEQLQPDAAIALSALNEAFSARFGRNLCLVDSYRSLSSQYSVKASRGYLAATPGTSMHGWGLAIDLCSKETGSSEVYSWLWDNAPAYGWENPPWAQRGGSGKYEPWHWEYRPGVEQITTWH